The following are from one region of the Bos mutus isolate GX-2022 chromosome 18, NWIPB_WYAK_1.1, whole genome shotgun sequence genome:
- the NUP62 gene encoding nuclear pore glycoprotein p62 — MSGFNFGGTGASTGGFTFGNTKTATTTPTTGFSFSASSTGGFSFGTPSQSAASTPATSLFSLSTQTPATQTPAFSFGTTTPAAGATGFSLGSNTPKLSLGSTAPAPAQPGGFGLGGSTLSSAVSSASTSAQGAAPGGFVFGSATASAAPPTTSTSGGFSFTGGSTSQTGTSGFNIGSLGSPAQPPALGGLPFTAAAPAATGAGAAQPAAPTPAATTTSAGPSLFTSLATAPSSSAATGLSLGTPATTTGTAGAGTVGFNLKAPGVASTTSTATTTTTTTAATTSTTGFSLNIKPLTPAGIPSNTAASGSAPSGASAAAGGSGSAALTYAQLESLINKWSLELEDQERHFLQQATQVNAWDRTLIENGERITSLHREVEKVKLDQKRLDQELDFILSQQKELEDLLSPLEESVKEQSGTVHLQHADEEREKTYKLAENIDAQLKRMAQDLKDIIEHLNTSGGPADTSDPLQQICKILNAHMDSLQWIDQNSALLQRKVEEVTKVCEGRRKEQERSFRITFD; from the coding sequence ATGAGCGGGTTTAATTTTGGAGGCACTGGGGCCTCCACAGGAGGGTTCACATTTGGCAACACAAAGACAGCAACGACCACGCCCACCACGGGCTTTTCTTTCTCCGCGTCCAGCACTGGCGGGTTTAGTTTTGGGACTCCCTCCCAGTCAGCCGCCAGCACCCCTGCCACCAGCCTGTTCTCACTCAGCACCCAGACTCCCGCGACACAGACCCCAGCCTTCAGCTTTGGGACCACGACGCCTGCAGCAGGAGCCACGGGATTTTCCTTAGGGAGCAACACCCCAAAGCTGAGCCTGGGCAGcacggccccggccccggcccagCCCGGCGGCTTCGGGCTCGGGGGCAGCACGCTCAGCAGCGCGGTCTCCAGCGCCAGCACGTCCGCCCAGGGTGCAGCGCCTGGCGGCTTTGTGTTTGGCTCCGCCACCGCATCTGCCGCCCCACCCACCACATCCACGTCCGGGGGCTTCTCGTTCACGGGTGGGAGCACATCCCAGACTGGGACCTCTGGCTTCAACATAGGCTCCCTGGGGAGCCcggcccagcccccagcccttgGCGGGCTGCCCTTCACTGCGGCCGCTCCAGCAGCCACCGGAGCGGGAGCCGCACAGCCAGCCGCGCCCACCCCGgccgccaccaccaccagcgCCGGGCCCTCGCTCTTCACCTCGCTGGCAACTGCTCCCTCCTCGTCCGCCGCCACCGGGCTCTCCCTTGGTACCCCAGCGACCACTACGGGGACAGCAGGAGCGGGGACGGTGGGCTTCAACCTGAAGGCCCCTGGAGTAGCTTCCACCACCTCCACGGCGACAACCACCACGACCACGACCGCcgccaccaccagcaccaccggCTTCTCCCTTAACATAAAGCCCCTGACTCCGGCCGGGATCCCCAGCAACACGGCGGCCTCTGGGAGTGCACCCAGCGGTGCCAGCGCAGCTGCCGGGGGGTCGGGCAGTGCTGCGCTGACCTACGCCCAGCTGGAGAGTCTCATCAACAAGTGGAGCCTGGAGCTGGAAGACCAGGAGCGGCACTTCCTGCAGCAGGCCACGCAGGTCAATGCCTGGGACCGCACGCTGATCGAGAATGGTGAGAGGATCACCAGCCTCCACCGCGAGGTGGAGAAGGTGAAGCTGGACCAGAAGCGGCTGGACCAGGAGCTCGACTTCATCCTGTCGCAGCAGAAGGAGCTGGAGGACCTGCTGAGCCCGCTGGAGGAGTCGGTCAAGGAGCAGAGCGGCACGGTGCACCTGCAGCACGCCGACGAGGAGCGCGAGAAGACCTACAAGCTGGCCGAGAACATCGACGCACAGCTCAAGCGCATGGCCCAGGACCTCAAGGACATCATCGAGCACTTGAACACGTCGGGGGGCCCGGCCGACACCAGCGACCCGCTGCAGCAGATCTGCAAGATCCTCAACGCGCACATGGACTCGCTGCAGTGGATCGACCAGAACTCGGCGCTGCTGCAGAGGAAGGTGGAGGAGGTGACCAAGGTGTGCGAGGGCCGGCGCAAGGAGCAGGAGCGCAGCTTCCGCATCACCTTCGACTGA
- the IL4I1 gene encoding L-amino-acid oxidase encodes MDPLAWRLLALVPVFLSLAASLDWQTAHIYDPFEKCMHDPDYEQLLKVVTLGLNRTLKPRRVVVVGAGVAGLVAAKVLSDAGHKVTILEADSRIGGRILTYRDRKTGWIGELGAMRMPSSHRILHELCKSLGLNLTKFTQYDENTWTEVNEVKLRNYVVEKMPEKLGYKLNPKEKGRSPEEIYQMALNRAIKDLRTLGCKKAMMKFERHTLLEYLLGEGNLSQPAVRLLGDVMSKDGFFYLSFAEALRAHSCLSDRLRYSRIVGGWDLLPRALLSSLSGPVLLHAPVVAIKQGTHEVKVHIKPSRRTRNLKSMMADVVLLTVSGPALQRIAFTPPLTRRRQEAVRGLHYVPATKVFLSFRRPFWHDEHIEGGHSSTDRPSRVIFYPAPGDGALLLASYTWSDAAAPFAGRSLAESLRLALDDVAALHGPIAYRLWDGTGIIKRWAEDPHSQGGFVVQPPTLFQTDKDEGREYDWSVPYGRIYFAGEHTAYPHGWVETAVKSALRAAILINSRISGSGSSSSLKEPRIVNKVGHGHLTPSHHQHHHHHHRCPFESGQGTHSPASHAVTDAHSTLKKSQY; translated from the exons ATGGACCCCTTGG cctggcGCCTCCTCGCCCTGGTCCCCGTCTTCCTCAGCCTGGCGGCCTCCCTGGACTGGCAGACGGCCCACATCTATGACCCCTTCGAGAAATGCATGCACGACCCAGACTACGAGCAGCTGCTCAAAGTCGTGACCTTGGGCCTCAATCGGACCTTGAAGCCCCGGAGGGTGGTTGTGGTTGGTGCAGGCGTGGCCGGGTTGGTGGCCGCCAAGGTGCTCAGCGATGCTGGACACAAG GTCACCATCCTGGAGGCAGACAGCAGGATTGGGGGCCGCATCCTCACCTACCGCGACCGGAAGACAGGCTGGATTGGGGAACTGGGGGCCATGCGGATGCCCAGCTCACACAG GATCCTCCATGAGCTCTGCAAGAGCCTGGGCCTCAACCTGACCAAATTCACCCAGTACGACGAGAACACGTGGACAGAGGTGAACGAGGTGAAGCTGCGTAACTACGTGGTGGAGAAAATGCCTGAGAAGCTAGGCTACAAGCTGAACCCCAAGGAGAAGGGCCGCTCACCCGAAGAAATCTACCAGATGGCTCTCAACAGG GCCATCAAAGACCTCCGGACACTGGGCTGCAAGAAGGCAATGATGAAGTTTGAAAGGCACACGCTCCTG GAATACCTCCTTGGGGAGGGGAACCTGAGCCAGCCGGCCGTGCGGCTCCTAGGAGACGTGATGTCCAAGGACGGCTTCTTCTATCTCAGCTTCGCCGAGGCCCTGCGGGCCCACAGCTGCCTCAGCGACCGGCTCCG GTACAGCCGCATCGTGGGCGGCTGGGACCTGCTGCCGCGCGCGCTGCTGAGCTCGCTGTCGGGGCCGGTGCTGCTGCACGCGCCCGTCGTGGCGATTAAGCAGGGCACGCACGAGGTGAAAGTGCACATCAAGCCCTCGCGCCGGACCCGGAACCTGAAGTCCATGATGGCCGACGTGGTGCTGCTGACTGTGAGCGGGCCGGCACTGCAGCGCATCGCCTTCACTCCGCCGCTGACGCGCAGGCGGCAGGAGGCGGTGCGCGGGCTGCACTACGTGCCGGCCACCAAGGTGTTCCTGAGCTTCCGCCGGCCCTTCTGGCACGACGAACACATCGAGGGCGGCCACTCGAGCACCGACCGCCCGTCACGGGTGATCTTTTACCCGGCGCCGGGCGACGGCGCGCTGCTGCTTGCCTCGTACACGTGGTCGGACGCGGCGGCCCCGTTCGCCGGCCGGAGCCTGGCTGAATCGCTGCGCTTGGCGCTCGACGACGTGGCGGCGCTGCACGGGCCCATCGCGTACCGACTTTGGGACGGCACCGGTATCATCAAGCGCTGGGCGGAGGACCCGCACAGCCAGGGCGGCTTCGTGGTGCAGCCGCCGACACTCTTTCAAACCGACAAGGACGAGGGGCGGGAGTACGATTGGTCGGTGCCCTACGGCCGCATCTACTTCGCCGGGGAGCACACGGCCTACCCGCACGGTTGGGTGGAGACGGCAGTCAAGTCGGCGCTGCGGGCCGCAATCTTGATCAACAGTCGGATCTCCGGCTCTGGCTCTAGCAGCAGCCTGAAGGAGCCCCGGATTGTCAACAAGGTGGGGCATGGGCACCTGACGCCctcccaccaccagcaccaccaccaccaccacaggtgCCCCTTCGAAAGTGGGCAGGGCACCCACTCTCCAGCCTCACATGCGGTAACCGACGCGCACTCGACCCTAAAGAAGAGCCAGTATTAA
- the TBC1D17 gene encoding TBC1 domain family member 17, producing MEGAGYRVVFEKGGVYLHTSAKKHQDPDSLIAGVIRVVEKDNDVLLHWAPIEEAGDSSQIFFSKKDTSGGDSCTSEEEPTFDPGYEPDWAVISTVRPRPRHSEPKRGAEPSSPRGSWAFSVSLGELRSIRRSKPGLSWAYLVLVTQAGGSLPALHFHRGGTRALLRVLSRYLLLASSPQDSRLYLVFPHDSSALSSSFHHLQLFDQDSSNVVSRFLQDPYSTTFSSFSRVTNFFRGALQPHLEGTSPDLPPAPDDEPEPGFEVISCVELGPRPAVERAPPVTEEEWASHVGPEGRLQRVPELKARIFSGGLSPSLRREAWKFLLGYLSWEGSMEEHKAHVRKKTDEYFRMKLQWKSVSPEQERRNSLLHGYRSLIERDVSRTDRTNKFYEGPENPGLGLLNDILLTYCMYHFDLGYVQGMSDLLSPILYVTQNEVDAFWCFCGFMELVHGNFEESQETMKRQLGQLLLLLRVLDPPLCDFLDSQDSGSLCFCFRWLLIWFKREFPFPDVLRLWEVLWTGLPGPNLHLLVACAILDMERDTLMLSGFGSNEILKHINELTMKLSVEDVLTRAEALYRQLTACGELPHNVQEVLGLASPAEPQSPSPSASPLPLSPTRAPPAPLPPADTATATQPDSSLEILPEEEDDEEGVES from the exons ATGGAGGGAGCCGGTTACAGG GTGGTGTTTGAGAAAGGAGGCGTGTACCTGCACACCAGTGCCAAGAAGCACCAAGACCCGGACTCCCTCATCGCCGGCGTCATCCGTGTTGTGGAGAAG GACAATGATGTCCTCCTGCACTGGGCTCCTATAGAGGAGGCTGGCGATTCCTCCCAAATCTTCTTCTCCAAGAAG GACACCAGTGGGGGTGACTCCTGCACCTCTGAGGAGGAACCGACCTTTGACCCCGGCTATGAACCCGACTGGGCTGTCATCAGCACCGTGCGGCCACGGCCCCGCCACTCAGAGCCCAAGAGAG GTGCGGAGCCCAGCTCCCCCCGGGGCTCCTGGGCCTTCTCGGTGAGTCTGGGGGAGCTCAGGTCCATCCGCCGTTCCAAGCCGGGCCTCAGCTGGGCCTACCTGGTGCTGGTCACGCAGGCTGGCGGCTCCCTGCCCGCCCTGCACTTCCACCGTGGGGGCACCCGCGCCCTGCTCCGCGTCCTCAGCCGCTACCTGCTCCTGGCCAG CTCCCCGCAGGACTCCCGCCTCTACCTCGTGTTCCCCCACGACTCCTCAGCGCTCTCCAGCTCCTTCCACCACCTCCAGCTCTTCGACCAGGACAGCTCCAACGTGGTGTCT CGCTTTCTCCAGGACCCCTACTCCACCACCTTCAGCAGCTTCTCTCGTGTGACCAACTTCTTCCGGGGAGCCCTGCAGCCGCACCTGGAGGGGACCTCCCCTGACCTGCCCCCGGCCCCGGACGACGAGCCCGAGCCCGGGTTCGAGGTCATCTCCTGT GTGGAGCTGGGCCCGCGGCCGGCCGTGGAGCGGGCGCCTCCCGTCACAGAAGAGGAGTGGGCCAGCCACGTAGGTCCCGAGGGCCGCCTGCAGCGGGTCCCAGAGCTGAAAGCCCGCATCTTCTCAGGG ggtctgagccccagcctgcGGCGCGAGGCCTGGAAGTTCCTCCTGGGGTACCTGAGCTGGGAGGGCTCGATGGAGGAGCACAAGGCCCACGTGCGCAAGAAAAC GGACGAGTACTTCCGCATGAAGCTGCAGTGGAAATCTGTGAGCCCCGAGCAGGAGCGGAGGAACTCCCTGCTACACGGATACCGCAGCCTCATCG AGCGGGACGTGAGCCGCACGGATAGGACCAACAAATTCTACGAGGGCCCCGAGAACCCGGGGCTGGGCCTGCTGAACGACATCCTCCTAACCTACTGCATGTACCACTTCGATCTCG GCTACGTCCAGGGCATGAGTGACCTTCTCTCCCCGATCCTCTACGTCACCCAGAATGAGGTGGACGCCTTCTGGTGTTTCTGCGGCTTCATGGAGCTCGTG CATGGGAACTTCGAGGAGAGTCAGGAGACCATGAAGCGGCAGCTCGGGCAACTCCTGCTGCTCCTCAGAGTGCTGGACCCACCGCTCTGCGACTTCCTGG ACTCCCAGGACTCTGGttctctctgcttctgcttcCGGTGGCTGCTCATCTGGTTCAAGAGGGAATTCCCCTTCCCGGATGTCCTCCGGCTGTGGGAG GTGCTGTGGACAGGGCTCCCCGGCCCCAATCTGCATCTGCTGGTGGCCTGCGCCATCCTGGACATGGAGCGGGACACCCTCATGCTCTCCGGCTTCGGCTCCAATGAGATCCTCAAG CACATCAACGAGCTGACCATGAAGCTGAGCGTGGAGGACGTGCTGACACGGGCTGAGGCCCTCTACCGGCAGCTGACCGCCTGCGGG GAGCTACCCCACAACGTGCAGGAGGTCCTAGGCTTGGCGTCGCCCGCAGAGCCCCAAAGCCCctcaccctctgcctccccactGCCGCTGTCGCCCACCCGGGCCCCACCGGCTCCCCTGCCCCCGGCGGACACGGCCACAGCCACGCAGCCTGACAGCAGCCTGGAGATCCTGCCTGAGGAGGAGGACGACGAGGAAGGCGTCGAGTCGTAA